The Silene latifolia isolate original U9 population chromosome X, ASM4854445v1, whole genome shotgun sequence genome contains the following window.
gctacccgactcaagcaacccatccccatGACACAAGCGTCCTCAAGGACTCCAATGGGAGGAACTATGGGGAAGGGAAGGAGTAGAGACTACATTTAGGTTTAGAgaagagaggcggaaatgatttgcttTTTCTCAAAACACTGTTGATAAATCCTCGATGTaaacacgctactcgatcgagtaactaacttactcgatcgagtgacccctactcgatcgagctcccaagctactcgatcgagtaacctcgactagatcgagtacgacACACACATAGCTTACCCCGTCATGAGACATCGCTCGTACAGTTTCCAAAGGTCAAGACATGTATCTAAggacggtcaacgggtccctaaaaggatggGTATTACAGTGAGAGCCCAAAGTGAAATAGTAAGCCAGAGTTCGTAATAAAACACTATTACTGTCACAATATATTTGAGTAAGAATTTTTAAAGGGGAAGAAGGAGATGTGTCAGTAATAATGTTCTCAAATCTAACCTGTTAGTTGCGTGAGAGTTCTTGGTTCAATGATCTAAAATGTACTTGCTTGGTATTTGCCGAATTCCTTTGCCCTTGTACACCCACACAATATATCTGCAAAGTAACCCTATTCTTTCGAAGAGTTTGAAAGCACATTCTGCATCCGTGGTTGAAAGGTTGAATGTCACCTTGAAAGTTCTGTTTGATTCTGCATCTTCCACAAAAATTATCCGCAGATTGTCTTCCTTGTCAAAGTCAACGACACCACATGGTATAGCAGCCTTTACTTCCTGTTGGAACATTTTAAACAAAGCATGTGTGTATACAATTGCACCATATTTTTCTAAATGTATGTTTGTGTCTAGGTTAGGTAATGAGTGGTCACTGTCATACTCATCGCACCTTTGTGTGTAGCGATGCTAGTCCATATCAGTTTGGAACCTAGTAATAATGTGACAAGGGCACAACAACATATGAATTATGTAACAATGATACAGTAATGGTGTTACTGTAATGGTGTTACTGTAATGTAATCTGTTTACAAAGATTGTAACCAAAAGAACAGAGATGTTTGTTTACCTCATCCAAAAATTGACCAGTGTACCAAAGTGATTCTCATAACACTTGAAAAAAGAATTTTCACTTTCGGATCACTTTGTTGTTCTTAATATGCAGCTCATGGGAAGGTCACGAAGGTAGGCAGGACTCCAATGGTTTCGGTCAGTGAACATTGTAGATAACCAGTCATTATCTTCCAGTTGAAAATCTGAAATACGTTTCTGCCACTTTTCTTTAAACTCAAATGGTTCCAAATCAGAGTCCCAGACGATAGTGTTGAAACGAGTAAGAAAGTCAGTGTCTTTGTAGAGTGTTGAACCCACTTTGTCTGTGATCTTTtgcattatatgccacatgcaataacGATGCCGAGCTTGCCTGAAAACAGAAGGGAAGGCCTTTTTTATACTAGGGCATTGATCCGTGATAAGGTATTGGGGCTCCTTTTTACCCATAGCAGTCAAGAAATGTTGAAAGGTCTATTTGATGGATTGTTAATCTTCGTGTGACAGTAAACAAGCAGCGAAAAACACCGACTTTCTGTGGTGATTAACACCTGTGGGGTCAAAGCTGACAGCATCCCCGGAGAATGAGTAGTTTCTAATTGATGTGGAATCAGCCCAAATAACCTTCGTGAGACAGTTAGACGGGTCAACATCATACGCAAAGTAAAACTGGGGTTGGGTGGTTTGAGCTTTTCAAGACGATCAAGGAAAAGGTCAACATCTCTTTCCCCTATATAACACTTGATATCTCTTTGAAAGTTTTTAAAGTCCACCAATGTAGCACCTATATTTTGATACCCATGTACAAGCTCCTTAACCTGCCTGAAAGTCTTTGCAGCCCCGATGTTCAACTTGGAATTGTCCAATATAAGTTGTTTGTGAAACATGTCAAGGCATCTCGAAATCTTTTCGAGATCTCGATTACAAACAAAGGTGAGATGATGGTTATGAAACTCAGAAAAGTCGTCAATCATAGCAGGTCCCTCAAGCCCATTAAGAAGGTCAAATCTAGCGTAAGCTCTGCAGCCAATTCTTGTGATTTTAACGCGCCTTTTAACTGTTTCAACGTGGAAGAGTTGTCACCATTATTATGCTCATCGACAGGAATGTAACGCAGTTTCTGTTTAT
Protein-coding sequences here:
- the LOC141618740 gene encoding protein FAR-RED ELONGATED HYPOCOTYL 3-like, coding for MQKITDKVGSTLYKDTDFLTRFNTIVWDSDLEPFEFKEKWQKRISDFQLEDNDWLSTMFTDRNHWSPAYLRDLPMSCILRTTKLHYSNTITEVKAAIPCGVVDFDKEDNLRIIFVEDAESNRTFKVTFNLSTTDAECAFKLFERIGLLCRYIVWVYKGKGIRQIPSKYILDH